From one Luteolibacter sp. SL250 genomic stretch:
- a CDS encoding DEAD/DEAH box helicase, whose translation MGFDTLGLSETVLQAIGESGYTTPTPIQAQAIPIILSGKDVIGASQTGTGKTAAFALPSLSKLEKIGKPQILVLEPTRELAHQVAEQFEKYGKHTGMKVALLYGGVGLGAQSEALAAGADIVVATPGRLVDHFYRATMRFGELKILILDEVDRMLDMGFLPQVRKIVNLCPWEGRQTLFFSATMPPAIQTFAQWCLTDPVSIEIARTSVPKSVTHAFYPVAMDQRDELLLALLKETEYHSVMIFTRTRKEADEVTAMIKAGGEPKVAAMHSDINQADRMKALAGFKEGKYEILVATDVAARGIDISSVSHVINYRVPENAEDYVHRIGRTGRAAAEGDAFTILTADELDYAKSVEVFIDQTIPRRKLDNFEYVYTALLDTDPIKPVRRKKVGGKKRR comes from the coding sequence ATGGGATTTGACACATTAGGACTCTCCGAAACCGTACTCCAAGCCATCGGCGAATCCGGTTACACCACGCCAACGCCCATCCAAGCCCAGGCCATTCCCATCATCCTTTCCGGGAAAGACGTCATCGGCGCATCCCAGACCGGCACGGGAAAGACCGCCGCCTTCGCCCTGCCCTCCCTTTCCAAGCTGGAGAAGATCGGCAAGCCGCAGATCCTGGTTCTCGAGCCTACCCGCGAGCTGGCCCACCAGGTGGCGGAACAGTTTGAAAAGTACGGCAAGCACACCGGCATGAAGGTGGCGCTGCTCTACGGCGGCGTGGGCCTCGGCGCCCAGTCGGAGGCCCTGGCCGCCGGCGCTGACATCGTCGTCGCCACCCCCGGCCGTCTGGTGGACCATTTCTACCGCGCGACGATGCGCTTCGGTGAGCTGAAGATCCTCATCCTGGACGAGGTGGACCGCATGCTGGACATGGGTTTCCTGCCGCAAGTGCGCAAGATCGTGAACCTCTGCCCGTGGGAAGGCCGCCAGACGCTGTTCTTCTCCGCCACCATGCCTCCGGCGATCCAGACCTTCGCCCAATGGTGCCTCACCGACCCGGTTTCCATCGAGATCGCCCGCACGTCGGTGCCGAAGAGCGTGACCCACGCCTTCTACCCGGTGGCCATGGACCAGCGTGACGAGCTGCTGCTCGCCCTGCTGAAGGAGACCGAATACCACTCCGTGATGATCTTCACCCGCACCCGCAAGGAAGCGGACGAAGTCACCGCCATGATCAAGGCCGGCGGCGAGCCGAAGGTGGCCGCCATGCACTCCGACATCAACCAGGCGGACCGCATGAAGGCCCTGGCCGGATTCAAGGAAGGCAAATACGAGATCCTGGTCGCCACGGACGTCGCCGCGCGCGGCATCGACATCTCCAGCGTCTCCCACGTCATCAACTACCGTGTTCCGGAAAACGCGGAGGACTATGTCCACCGCATCGGCCGGACCGGCCGTGCCGCCGCCGAAGGCGACGCATTCACCATCCTCACCGCGGACGAGCTGGACTATGCGAAGTCCGTGGAGGTCTTCATCGACCAGACCATCCCGCGCCGGAAGCTGGACAATTTCGAGTACGTCTACACCGCCCTGCTCGACACCGACCCGATCAAGCCGGTCCGCCGGAAGAAGGTCGGCGGGAAGAAGCGGCGTTGA
- the ruvC gene encoding crossover junction endodeoxyribonuclease RuvC yields MRVLSIDPAVRNTGYAVLEGDPRKPVVLSFDVISIPKSIPQSAALAAVRTHLVNVIQKFQPEEVAVEGIIYVQSHKTAIAMGAARACAMIAAADHGLKIYEYSPKKVKMAVVGKGTADKQQVAFMVRALLGLAENPPSDAADALAIGMAHLQASDPLKAKLLDRRQI; encoded by the coding sequence GTGCGCGTCCTTTCCATCGACCCTGCCGTCCGTAACACAGGCTACGCCGTGCTAGAGGGCGATCCGCGCAAGCCGGTGGTGCTTTCCTTCGACGTGATCTCCATTCCAAAGAGCATCCCGCAGAGTGCGGCGCTCGCGGCGGTGCGGACGCATCTGGTGAATGTCATCCAGAAGTTCCAGCCGGAGGAGGTGGCGGTGGAGGGCATCATCTACGTGCAGTCCCACAAGACCGCCATCGCCATGGGGGCGGCCCGCGCCTGCGCCATGATCGCCGCCGCGGACCACGGGCTGAAGATCTACGAATACTCGCCGAAGAAGGTGAAGATGGCCGTCGTGGGCAAAGGGACCGCGGACAAGCAGCAGGTCGCCTTCATGGTGCGCGCGCTGCTCGGTCTGGCGGAGAATCCCCCGTCGGACGCGGCGGATGCCCTTGCCATCGGCATGGCGCACCTCCAGGCTTCCGATCCGCTCAAGGCGAAACTCCTCGACCGCAGGCAGATCTGA
- the lipB gene encoding lipoyl(octanoyl) transferase LipB, with protein MMDIRHLPGFIPYEDGLRLQEETVAAVLAEEAPDTLFLLEHQPVYTIGRLRDQSSLRDPSMLPHPVHDTNRGGQATYHGPGQITGYPILDLTTRGKDLHEHLRKIEEALILACARFGVRAGRREGLTGVWVENRKLASIGVGVRKWISMHGFAINITNESLPPFFAITPCGLDGVSMTSLEMEAGRPITVAEAAVVIGEEMRRLLE; from the coding sequence ATGATGGACATCCGACATCTCCCCGGTTTCATCCCCTATGAGGACGGTCTCCGTCTCCAGGAGGAAACCGTGGCCGCCGTGCTGGCGGAGGAAGCACCGGACACGCTCTTTCTCCTGGAGCACCAACCGGTCTACACCATCGGCCGGCTGAGGGACCAGTCGTCGCTGCGGGATCCCTCGATGCTCCCCCACCCGGTCCACGATACGAACCGTGGTGGGCAGGCGACCTACCATGGACCCGGCCAGATCACGGGCTATCCCATCCTGGACCTGACCACCCGGGGAAAGGACCTGCACGAGCACCTGCGGAAGATCGAGGAAGCGCTCATCCTGGCCTGCGCCCGCTTCGGCGTGCGGGCCGGACGGCGGGAGGGACTCACCGGTGTGTGGGTGGAAAACCGGAAGCTGGCGTCCATCGGCGTCGGCGTGCGGAAATGGATCTCCATGCACGGCTTCGCCATCAACATCACCAACGAAAGCCTGCCGCCATTCTTCGCCATCACCCCGTGCGGGCTGGATGGAGTGAGCATGACCAGCCTGGAGATGGAGGCGGGCCGCCCCATCACCGTCGCAGAGGCGGCCGTCGTGATCGGGGAGGAGATGCGCCGGCTGTTGGAATGA
- the hmpA gene encoding NO-inducible flavohemoprotein, whose product MNASNEPGLSEETIRIVKSTAPVLQEHGETLTRHFYQRMFRENPEVAPLFNARNQHGGTQQRALAGAICAFAANVDRLEVLGAAVEGIAQKHAGLGIKPEHYPIVGSNLLASIQEVLGIPEDHEVIRAWAEAYGFLAHILIGRERSIYDEQENAPNGWSGFRKFVIHHKREESGVITSFYLRPADGGGVPPYKPGQYLTVRVPDGSGATTMRNYSLSGAPRQQEFRISVKAEENGYVSNYLHGSPEGTELEIGPPCGEFFLDPEVTSTKPLVLLSAGVGITPVLAMLESVVKSQPGRQVVFIHGALNARTHAFGHAVRRLAQAHPNVSTHFRYSDPQSGDDGHDSEGFINAELIESLIPEKDCEFYFCGPKPFMVGIYQQLLEWGVPGSQVHFEFFGPKEALVA is encoded by the coding sequence ATGAACGCGAGCAACGAACCCGGCCTGAGCGAAGAGACCATCCGCATCGTGAAAAGCACCGCACCGGTGCTGCAGGAACACGGCGAAACACTGACCCGCCATTTCTACCAGCGGATGTTCCGTGAGAACCCGGAGGTCGCCCCGTTGTTCAACGCGAGGAACCAGCACGGCGGCACCCAGCAGCGCGCGCTGGCGGGGGCGATCTGTGCGTTCGCGGCGAATGTGGACCGTCTGGAGGTGCTGGGCGCGGCGGTCGAGGGCATCGCCCAGAAGCACGCCGGCCTGGGCATCAAGCCGGAACACTATCCCATCGTCGGCTCGAACCTGCTGGCATCCATCCAGGAGGTGCTGGGCATCCCGGAGGACCATGAGGTGATCCGCGCCTGGGCGGAAGCTTATGGATTTCTCGCCCACATCCTCATCGGCCGCGAGCGGTCGATCTATGACGAACAGGAAAACGCGCCGAATGGTTGGAGCGGCTTCCGCAAGTTTGTGATCCATCACAAGAGAGAGGAAAGTGGCGTCATCACGTCGTTCTACCTGCGTCCGGCCGATGGTGGGGGAGTCCCGCCCTACAAACCGGGGCAGTATCTGACCGTCCGTGTGCCGGACGGGAGCGGTGCCACCACCATGAGGAACTACAGCCTCTCCGGTGCGCCCCGGCAGCAGGAGTTCCGCATCAGCGTGAAGGCGGAGGAAAATGGTTACGTCTCCAACTATCTGCATGGCTCCCCGGAGGGGACGGAGCTGGAGATCGGCCCGCCGTGCGGGGAGTTCTTCCTCGATCCGGAGGTGACGAGCACGAAGCCGCTGGTCCTGCTGTCCGCGGGCGTGGGCATCACCCCGGTCTTGGCCATGCTGGAGTCGGTCGTGAAGTCACAGCCGGGACGGCAGGTGGTCTTCATCCACGGTGCGTTGAACGCCCGCACCCATGCCTTCGGGCACGCCGTCCGGAGGCTGGCGCAGGCCCATCCCAATGTCTCCACCCACTTCCGCTACAGCGACCCGCAATCCGGTGACGATGGCCATGACAGCGAAGGTTTCATCAATGCGGAGCTGATCGAAAGCCTCATCCCCGAAAAAGACTGCGAGTTCTATTTCTGCGGGCCGAAGCCGTTCATGGTCGGCATCTACCAGCAACTCCTGGAATGGGGCGTGCCCGGCTCGCAGGTCCACTTCGAGTTTTTCGGGCCGAAGGAAGCGCTGGTGGCTTGA
- a CDS encoding Crp/Fnr family transcriptional regulator, whose translation MKPSGIRRAALASALHQATIFNGLPEDVLLRIAGYCSVRKLKKNDILFREGEKVVGFFVVTKGIIEAFRADESGREQLIHLIHAGESFAEPAVAGLPGYPAHTRALEPTEVILISGEEFLAHLRERSDLAMRMLGSLSRHLHELVSTIESYKLRDAETRLLHWLLQRCPAGDKPASVQLHVSKLVLAAELGTRQETLSRILAKLKKSGHLSVTGRQIGIPSPRALRELFESQLTPKVSLP comes from the coding sequence ATGAAACCCTCCGGCATCCGCCGCGCCGCGCTCGCCTCCGCCCTGCACCAGGCCACCATCTTCAACGGACTGCCGGAAGATGTGTTGCTGCGGATCGCCGGGTACTGCTCCGTGCGGAAGCTGAAGAAGAACGACATCCTTTTCCGCGAGGGGGAAAAGGTCGTCGGCTTCTTCGTCGTCACGAAAGGGATCATCGAGGCGTTCCGCGCGGATGAGTCCGGACGGGAACAACTGATCCACCTCATCCACGCGGGGGAGTCGTTCGCGGAGCCTGCGGTGGCCGGGCTGCCGGGCTACCCCGCGCACACCCGCGCGCTGGAGCCGACGGAGGTCATCCTCATCTCCGGGGAGGAATTCCTCGCCCACCTGCGGGAGCGCTCGGACCTCGCGATGCGCATGCTCGGCTCGCTCAGCCGCCACCTCCATGAACTGGTGTCCACCATCGAAAGCTACAAGCTGCGCGATGCGGAAACCCGGTTGCTCCACTGGCTGCTCCAGCGCTGCCCGGCCGGCGACAAGCCCGCCAGCGTCCAGCTCCACGTCTCGAAGCTGGTGCTGGCGGCGGAGCTGGGCACACGGCAGGAAACCCTCTCCCGCATCCTGGCGAAGCTGAAGAAATCCGGCCACCTGTCCGTGACCGGCAGGCAGATCGGCATCCCGTCCCCACGCGCGCTGAGGGAGCTGTTCGAGAGCCAGCTCACGCCGAAAGTTTCCCTTCCATAG
- a CDS encoding AMP-binding protein, which translates to MSSIQILNQSRLPQSGALVISGRLDSQHLAPIEKLFSGRKITWLIEEHATLEPAIRSHLEKSGSGAMYSAADTAPAAAGNQLKCFLDNGGVLIHVPGKAKVRVGSACHIPSAHLKALAAFGLPIVPIAIDTPRDSHLSIESSSSLPQAVISIGEPIPAEKASVAAYQQSLLTAFEAAYSSRSLFKKSLAMVLLQGLKKHATKHKVLDGSDDSELGFDKILGAAIAFSKHIQEETDKPRVAIVLPPGKAGLIANLAVIFAGKTPVNLNFTAGHEAIKSSIRQAGVDRFITADPFVRKVSSFPWPPNRDLIFIERTLPTLKKQIVKWVLLSKVLPASVLGGMLGLNKRRDNDEALLLFTSGSSGEPKGVVLTQRNVLGNVCQFATRLNLPPKSSILGSLPLFHSFGCTVTLWFPCIEGINLVTYPSPLETKRLAELIGLHGVDLLLATPTFLRGYMKRIEPAQLASLKMVVTGAEKLPQSLADAFESKFGIRPQEGYGLTETSPATNVNLPDLQGASGVPALPSTRNGSVGQMLPGLAVKLTDAATGDDIPLNKQGIIWFRGVNIFPGYLDQPKKSAEVLVDGWFRTGDVGRVDEDGFLYIEGRLSRFSKIAGEMVPHETVEGAIAKVLGLDSEAERKIAIVGVPDEQKGEAILLLSTISGPALEQECIDLRYKLLDQGLSSLWCPKAIIPVKEIPVLASGKLDIKGCEELANNR; encoded by the coding sequence ATGTCCTCCATCCAGATCCTCAACCAATCGCGCCTCCCGCAATCAGGCGCCCTCGTTATTTCGGGTCGCCTTGATTCCCAGCATCTTGCACCGATCGAAAAACTCTTTTCCGGCCGGAAGATCACCTGGCTGATCGAGGAGCACGCCACCTTGGAACCGGCGATCCGCTCCCATCTCGAGAAATCCGGGTCCGGTGCCATGTATTCCGCCGCGGACACCGCCCCGGCGGCGGCAGGCAACCAGCTCAAGTGCTTCCTCGACAACGGCGGCGTGCTGATCCACGTCCCGGGCAAGGCGAAGGTGCGGGTGGGCAGCGCATGCCACATCCCGTCCGCGCACCTGAAGGCCCTGGCCGCCTTTGGACTGCCCATCGTTCCCATCGCCATCGACACGCCCCGGGACTCCCACCTTTCCATCGAGAGCAGCTCCTCCCTGCCGCAGGCGGTGATCTCCATCGGCGAGCCGATCCCCGCGGAAAAAGCGAGTGTGGCGGCCTACCAGCAGAGCCTCCTGACCGCGTTCGAGGCCGCCTATTCCTCCCGGTCGCTTTTCAAGAAGTCGCTGGCGATGGTCCTGCTCCAGGGACTGAAGAAGCACGCCACGAAGCACAAGGTGCTGGATGGTTCCGACGATTCCGAGCTGGGCTTCGACAAGATCCTCGGCGCAGCCATCGCCTTCTCGAAGCATATCCAGGAAGAAACGGACAAGCCGCGGGTGGCGATCGTCCTGCCGCCCGGAAAGGCGGGCCTCATCGCCAACCTCGCCGTCATCTTCGCCGGAAAGACACCGGTGAACCTCAATTTCACCGCGGGGCATGAGGCGATCAAGTCGTCCATCCGCCAGGCAGGTGTGGACCGTTTCATCACCGCGGATCCCTTTGTCCGGAAGGTCTCCAGTTTCCCCTGGCCGCCGAACCGCGACCTGATCTTCATCGAGCGGACGCTGCCCACCCTCAAGAAGCAGATCGTGAAATGGGTGCTGCTTTCCAAGGTGCTGCCCGCATCCGTGCTGGGTGGCATGCTGGGCCTCAACAAGCGCCGCGACAATGACGAGGCGCTCCTCCTTTTCACCTCCGGTTCCTCCGGAGAGCCGAAGGGCGTGGTGCTGACCCAGCGCAACGTGCTGGGCAACGTCTGCCAGTTCGCCACCCGCCTGAACCTGCCGCCGAAGTCGTCCATCCTCGGTTCCCTGCCCCTCTTCCATTCGTTCGGCTGCACGGTGACGCTGTGGTTCCCGTGCATTGAGGGGATCAACCTGGTGACCTACCCCAGCCCGCTGGAGACGAAGCGGCTGGCGGAACTCATCGGCCTGCACGGGGTGGACCTGCTGCTGGCGACGCCGACGTTCCTGCGGGGCTACATGAAGCGCATCGAACCGGCCCAGCTTGCCTCCCTCAAGATGGTGGTCACCGGGGCTGAGAAGCTGCCGCAGTCCCTGGCCGATGCGTTCGAGTCGAAGTTCGGCATCCGCCCGCAGGAGGGCTACGGCCTCACCGAAACGTCCCCCGCCACCAACGTCAACCTGCCGGACCTCCAGGGTGCTTCCGGCGTTCCCGCACTGCCATCCACCCGCAACGGATCCGTCGGCCAGATGCTGCCCGGCCTGGCCGTGAAGCTAACCGACGCCGCCACCGGCGATGACATACCGCTCAACAAACAGGGCATCATCTGGTTCCGCGGCGTGAATATTTTCCCCGGCTACCTCGACCAGCCGAAGAAGTCCGCCGAGGTGCTGGTGGACGGCTGGTTCCGCACCGGCGACGTCGGCCGCGTGGACGAGGACGGATTCCTCTACATCGAGGGCCGCCTTTCCCGCTTCTCGAAGATCGCCGGGGAGATGGTCCCCCACGAAACGGTGGAAGGCGCCATCGCCAAGGTGCTGGGCCTCGACTCCGAAGCGGAGCGGAAGATCGCCATCGTCGGCGTGCCGGACGAGCAGAAGGGCGAGGCGATCCTGCTGCTCTCCACCATCTCCGGACCGGCGCTGGAGCAGGAGTGCATCGACCTCCGCTACAAGCTGTTGGATCAGGGCCTCTCCTCCCTGTGGTGCCCGAAGGCGATCATCCCGGTGAAGGAGATCCCGGTGCTGGCCTCCGGCAAGCTCGACATCAAGGGCTGCGAGGAACTCGCCAACAACCGCTGA
- a CDS encoding DUF1800 family protein — protein MFGGTYPHPKAALPILCLAFVSTGWGKIDADGDGMSDVWQAAFGKSLIPSEDPDHDGFSNLLESIAGTDPLDGNSHPKVERFEVQPDTLKQVWNSVAGVRYQPLFSTDLSAWAPFGPVVVGTGEEMELTIDRATAFTSGGVEHLVWEQLPGWGLSQIKDRVANQTPPSTRGRLTALDIPQTSPDKAFFGQWIHGWIIPPETGTYQFFIASDDQSELWLSTDKSVANKRQIASVSEWTSHQQWDKFPSQTSAAITLTANTPYYFEVYQVEGDGGDNLSVAWQRPSMAAGGKEIIAGSVLSSTGQSLAEMGADRLFSRMEVSDADSDGDGLTDYEERVLGLDPSNATTTPRVADLDAAKKTLASPSSVNLGVSVARGYESTASPAEFIIFRAGGIEPLTVHYTVSGTAQAATDYLSLSGSVTIPAGARSVKIPVTPVADGEVEPQENVTITLQPGTGFTLGVPASATVQIDDSPDVLFIAQLRGTGSTPSAGTGVAAVTRSGNALTGQTSLGFGGLGNVQSGAEIFISDDGVSGPAVFTFPLAQVPGLPWDFPPAGEFTRQQIIGALDANRLWVRVLSGTPGTVELVGRLLPAPGWDLMPQPATPPAAPEMAADVAEAARFLTQATFGPNAAALTTLETQSFPQWIDAQIALPPTWHLPLMRQRRDEWLARGSTGGGWQGPRLEAWWQTAVDAPDQLRQRVAFALSEIFVISQNSALDIEYEGTAMYYDILVKHALGNYRELLDEVTKSPMMGTYLSMARNKKPDPVTGHQPDENYAREVMQLFSVGLSMRHTDGSLKLDSRGLPIPTYTQEDTVGLAHVFTGWGAHYDPEDPPHWDWDGALAGRLDWFQWGSDPLRPMSFYPEFHDRQDRRILGGVTIPGSLDGEQRMTMALDTIFNHPNVGPFMARHLIQKFVTSNPSPGYIHRVASVFNDNGSGVRGDLGATIKAVLLDHEARAPEARNSFSYGKPSEPLMRATRLLRLVPIDRPRAAQGDNRLFLNLDYHFPEQSPLNAPSVFNFYSPGYSSSGPIGEAGLISPEFQIFSETTAIRQANFFLGAMEWGLWVSEPEDEDSNIVLHFNFSELVAILNTPGKTPVEAQGLLLDHLNDRMLFGKMSPALRAEILAAYAALPGWIDHSASRQGERARMAIYLIANSPEFFVQK, from the coding sequence ATGTTCGGAGGAACCTACCCGCATCCCAAGGCCGCCCTGCCGATCCTGTGCCTGGCTTTCGTCTCGACGGGTTGGGGAAAGATCGATGCGGATGGCGACGGGATGAGCGACGTCTGGCAGGCGGCCTTCGGCAAATCCCTCATCCCTTCCGAAGATCCGGACCACGATGGTTTCAGCAACCTGCTGGAATCCATCGCGGGAACGGATCCGCTCGATGGCAACAGCCATCCGAAAGTCGAACGGTTCGAGGTCCAGCCGGACACCCTCAAGCAGGTCTGGAACAGTGTGGCCGGGGTCAGATACCAGCCGCTCTTCTCCACCGACCTCAGCGCGTGGGCTCCCTTCGGCCCGGTGGTGGTCGGCACAGGAGAGGAGATGGAACTCACGATCGACCGGGCGACGGCATTCACCTCCGGGGGCGTGGAGCATCTGGTATGGGAGCAACTCCCCGGCTGGGGGCTGTCCCAGATCAAGGACCGGGTGGCGAACCAGACCCCGCCATCCACCCGCGGCAGGCTGACCGCGCTCGATATCCCGCAGACTTCCCCGGACAAGGCGTTTTTCGGCCAGTGGATCCATGGCTGGATCATCCCACCGGAGACCGGAACGTACCAGTTTTTCATCGCCAGCGACGACCAGTCCGAGCTGTGGCTTTCCACTGACAAGAGTGTGGCCAACAAGAGGCAGATCGCGTCCGTGTCCGAGTGGACGTCCCACCAGCAGTGGGACAAATTCCCGTCGCAGACATCGGCCGCCATCACGCTGACGGCGAACACACCTTACTACTTCGAAGTCTATCAGGTGGAGGGGGATGGTGGTGACAATCTTTCGGTCGCATGGCAGCGGCCGTCGATGGCGGCGGGCGGAAAGGAGATCATCGCCGGCAGCGTGTTGTCATCGACCGGCCAATCCCTCGCGGAGATGGGAGCCGACAGGTTGTTCTCGCGGATGGAGGTTTCCGATGCGGACAGCGACGGCGACGGTCTGACCGACTACGAGGAACGCGTGCTGGGCCTCGATCCATCCAATGCCACCACCACTCCACGGGTCGCAGACCTGGACGCGGCGAAGAAGACGCTCGCCAGCCCCAGCAGCGTCAACCTCGGCGTGTCCGTCGCGCGCGGCTATGAAAGCACCGCCAGCCCGGCGGAGTTCATCATCTTCCGCGCGGGTGGGATCGAGCCGCTGACAGTCCACTACACCGTCTCCGGCACAGCGCAGGCCGCCACGGACTACCTCAGCCTCTCCGGCAGCGTGACCATTCCTGCGGGAGCGCGTTCGGTGAAGATCCCTGTCACCCCAGTTGCCGACGGCGAGGTGGAGCCCCAGGAGAACGTGACCATCACCCTGCAGCCGGGAACGGGATTCACGCTCGGCGTCCCGGCCAGCGCGACCGTGCAGATCGACGACAGTCCGGATGTGCTTTTCATCGCCCAACTGAGAGGGACTGGTTCCACTCCATCCGCAGGGACCGGCGTGGCGGCGGTGACCCGCAGCGGCAATGCCCTCACCGGGCAGACCAGCCTGGGCTTCGGCGGGCTTGGCAATGTGCAGAGCGGTGCGGAGATTTTCATTTCCGATGACGGGGTTTCCGGCCCGGCGGTGTTCACCTTCCCGCTCGCCCAGGTGCCGGGCCTGCCGTGGGACTTTCCGCCCGCAGGGGAATTCACCCGCCAGCAGATCATCGGCGCGCTGGATGCCAACCGCCTGTGGGTCCGGGTCCTCAGTGGCACACCCGGCACGGTGGAACTGGTGGGCCGCCTGCTGCCCGCACCCGGCTGGGATCTGATGCCGCAACCGGCCACGCCGCCCGCCGCGCCGGAGATGGCGGCGGATGTCGCGGAGGCCGCCCGCTTCCTCACCCAGGCAACTTTCGGCCCGAATGCGGCGGCTCTCACCACGCTGGAGACGCAGTCGTTCCCGCAGTGGATCGATGCGCAGATCGCACTCCCGCCGACCTGGCACCTGCCGCTCATGCGCCAGCGCCGTGATGAATGGCTGGCGCGCGGCAGCACCGGCGGTGGCTGGCAGGGTCCGCGGCTGGAGGCATGGTGGCAGACCGCGGTGGATGCACCGGACCAGCTCCGCCAGCGGGTGGCATTCGCCCTCAGCGAGATCTTCGTCATCTCCCAGAACAGCGCGCTGGACATCGAATACGAAGGCACCGCGATGTACTATGACATCCTGGTGAAACACGCCCTCGGCAACTACCGCGAGCTGCTGGATGAGGTGACGAAAAGCCCGATGATGGGCACCTACCTCAGCATGGCCCGCAACAAGAAGCCGGATCCCGTCACCGGCCACCAGCCGGATGAAAACTACGCCCGGGAGGTGATGCAGCTTTTCTCCGTGGGCCTCAGCATGCGCCACACGGACGGCTCGCTGAAGCTGGATTCACGCGGCCTGCCCATCCCCACCTACACCCAGGAGGACACCGTGGGCCTCGCGCACGTCTTCACCGGCTGGGGCGCCCACTATGACCCGGAGGACCCGCCGCACTGGGACTGGGATGGCGCACTTGCCGGGCGGCTCGATTGGTTCCAGTGGGGCAGCGATCCCCTGCGACCGATGAGCTTCTATCCGGAGTTCCACGACCGGCAGGACCGCCGCATCCTCGGTGGCGTCACCATCCCAGGCTCACTCGACGGCGAACAGCGCATGACCATGGCGCTCGATACGATCTTCAATCACCCGAACGTCGGGCCGTTCATGGCGCGGCACCTGATCCAGAAGTTCGTCACCAGCAATCCCAGCCCCGGCTACATCCACCGCGTGGCCAGCGTCTTCAACGACAACGGCAGCGGCGTGCGCGGCGATCTGGGCGCGACGATCAAGGCGGTGCTGCTCGACCATGAAGCCCGCGCTCCGGAAGCACGGAACTCCTTCAGCTACGGCAAGCCGTCCGAACCACTGATGCGCGCCACCCGTCTGCTGCGGCTGGTCCCCATCGACCGTCCGCGCGCCGCGCAGGGCGACAACCGCCTGTTCCTGAACCTGGATTACCACTTCCCGGAGCAGTCCCCGCTCAACGCGCCGTCCGTCTTCAACTTCTACTCGCCCGGCTATTCCAGCTCCGGCCCCATCGGGGAGGCGGGCCTGATTTCGCCGGAGTTCCAGATCTTTTCCGAAACCACCGCCATCCGCCAGGCGAACTTCTTCCTCGGTGCGATGGAATGGGGGCTGTGGGTTTCCGAGCCGGAGGATGAGGACTCCAACATCGTCCTCCACTTCAACTTCTCCGAACTGGTCGCCATCCTCAACACGCCGGGTAAGACGCCGGTGGAAGCGCAGGGCCTCCTGCTCGACCACCTGAACGACCGCATGCTTTTCGGCAAGATGAGCCCCGCCCTGCGTGCGGAGATCCTCGCCGCTTACGCCGCCCTGCCCGGCTGGATCGACCACTCCGCCTCCCGGCAGGGAGAGCGCGCGCGGATGGCCATCTACCTCATCGCGAATTCACCTGAGTTCTTCGTCCAGAAATGA